One Bartonella sp. TP genomic window carries:
- a CDS encoding DUF2497 domain-containing protein, which produces MPYNFNTERDSSVDEILSSIKEIIEENTAKHYANPVPVLNNTAKLNFSAQSIEKSAVSVDEAMSVLAKQIGVPLSKDVAAKEALAVSNEDIAQHNPVIGDKDLINSLFDQAIEDIKSQLKVIIAKWVQENLPRLIKDLLHEEIAHSLKNMK; this is translated from the coding sequence ATGCCATATAATTTTAATACCGAGCGTGATTCTTCTGTCGATGAAATTCTATCATCTATAAAGGAGATTATAGAGGAAAATACTGCTAAGCATTATGCCAATCCTGTGCCAGTGCTAAATAATACCGCAAAGTTAAATTTTTCTGCACAATCCATAGAAAAATCAGCAGTTTCGGTGGATGAGGCTATGAGTGTTTTGGCCAAACAAATTGGTGTTCCGCTTTCAAAAGATGTGGCGGCTAAAGAGGCTTTGGCGGTAAGTAACGAAGATATAGCGCAGCACAATCCTGTAATAGGGGATAAAGATCTGATAAATTCACTTTTTGATCAGGCTATTGAAGATATTAAGTCCCAGCTTAAGGTAATTATTGCGAAATGGGTGCAGGAAAATTTGCCTAGACTAATAAAAGATCTTTTGCATGAAGAAATTGCTCATTCTTTAAAAAATATGAAATAA
- a CDS encoding valine--tRNA ligase, producing the protein MLEKTYNTAIIEKKISEKWAAEKCFEAGKNIGAETFSMMLPPPNLTGSLHMGHALNNTIQDIIARFMRMSGKDVLWQPGLDHAGIAAQMVVERHLAQTGQPSRQELGREEFLKQVWSWCDQYGGVIGNQMQRLGASCDWSRERFTMDAGLSKAVLEVFVTLYKEGLIYKDKRLVNWDPALLTAISDIEVEQKEVMGALYYIRYPIAGKVFDSNNESSFIIVATTRPETIFGDSAIAVNPTDYRYNDLIGKSVFVPCIAREIPIIADDYVDVTLGSGALKITPAHDVNDFELGKRHKLPIINIFSRRAQLFLQKNSEFWANIPSSRELMQLVDKFEGLDRFEARKLLVEELELHGYLDNIEDHTHAVPHGDRSGAVIEPFLTEQWYVNAKALAGPAIEAVRDGQIKFVPENWQKTYFQWMENIQPWCVSRQLWWGHQIPAWYGPDDKIFVEKTEAEAQAAAFAHYGKSVSLRRDEDVLDTWFSSALWPFSSLGWPEPTEAFQLYYPTDYLVTGFDLIFFWVARMIMMGVHFTHKVPFKTIYMHALVRDKYGAKMSKSKGNVVDPLELIDEYGADALRFTLAIMAAQGRDIKLDPARIAGYRNFATKLWNATRFAQMHEANFAKEIDLSKISYSINSWILHELSQTICAVTEAIGTNRFNDAASQLYKFTWGAFCDWYLELVKPILLSDQTDDNKQEVRFVMGFCLQQIYKLLHPFMPYITEELWQQTTAPMAEVRALAVTSWPELKFSAVNSAMELNFIISLITEIRSVRSQMNIAPSALPSLLIYKVDEDRIKAIGTYEQIIKKLARISSIEKITQPLNSAVQIIINDAVFYMDLGKFIDITAEKKRLEKELSQICVEIDKLMFKFNNENFIKKAKIEIIENSKQRLAELHDIKEKLENAMRALSPQ; encoded by the coding sequence ATGCTTGAAAAAACTTATAATACAGCGATAATAGAAAAGAAAATTTCAGAAAAATGGGCAGCAGAAAAGTGTTTTGAGGCTGGTAAAAATATCGGTGCTGAAACTTTTTCTATGATGCTGCCCCCACCTAATCTTACTGGCTCTTTGCATATGGGCCACGCTCTTAATAATACTATACAAGATATAATAGCTCGTTTTATGCGTATGTCTGGTAAGGATGTTTTGTGGCAACCTGGGTTAGATCATGCTGGCATTGCGGCGCAAATGGTTGTAGAGCGCCATTTAGCACAAACTGGTCAACCAAGCCGCCAAGAGCTAGGGCGAGAAGAATTTTTAAAGCAAGTTTGGTCTTGGTGCGATCAATATGGAGGCGTTATAGGAAATCAGATGCAGCGCCTGGGAGCATCTTGTGATTGGTCTCGTGAGCGCTTCACTATGGATGCAGGCTTGTCAAAGGCAGTTTTAGAAGTTTTTGTGACCCTGTATAAAGAAGGATTAATTTATAAAGATAAGCGCCTGGTTAATTGGGACCCGGCTTTGCTGACAGCTATTTCTGATATAGAAGTAGAGCAAAAAGAAGTTATGGGCGCCTTATATTATATTAGGTATCCTATAGCTGGTAAGGTGTTTGATTCTAATAACGAAAGTAGTTTTATAATTGTAGCCACAACTAGACCTGAAACTATCTTTGGTGACAGCGCTATAGCTGTAAATCCAACTGATTATAGGTATAACGATTTAATAGGTAAATCAGTTTTTGTTCCTTGCATTGCCCGCGAAATTCCTATAATTGCTGATGATTATGTAGATGTTACTTTGGGATCTGGGGCGTTAAAAATTACGCCAGCGCATGACGTTAATGATTTCGAGCTTGGCAAACGGCACAAATTACCTATTATCAATATTTTTTCCCGTAGGGCGCAGTTGTTCTTGCAAAAAAATTCAGAATTTTGGGCAAATATACCCTCCTCTAGAGAATTAATGCAGTTGGTGGATAAGTTTGAGGGGTTAGATAGATTCGAGGCGCGTAAGCTCTTGGTTGAAGAATTAGAGTTGCATGGCTATTTAGATAACATAGAAGATCATACGCATGCTGTTCCTCATGGTGATCGCAGTGGCGCTGTAATTGAGCCGTTTTTGACAGAGCAATGGTACGTAAATGCCAAAGCGCTTGCTGGACCAGCTATAGAAGCTGTACGAGATGGTCAAATTAAATTCGTTCCGGAAAATTGGCAAAAGACGTATTTTCAGTGGATGGAAAATATTCAGCCTTGGTGTGTTTCACGTCAATTATGGTGGGGCCACCAAATTCCGGCTTGGTATGGTCCAGATGATAAAATTTTTGTGGAAAAAACAGAAGCGGAGGCTCAAGCTGCAGCTTTTGCCCATTATGGTAAATCTGTTTCTTTAAGGCGTGATGAAGATGTGCTGGACACCTGGTTTTCTTCAGCATTGTGGCCATTTTCTTCTTTGGGTTGGCCAGAGCCGACAGAAGCTTTTCAGCTTTATTATCCTACAGATTACCTGGTAACTGGATTTGATTTAATTTTTTTCTGGGTAGCTCGTATGATTATGATGGGCGTGCATTTTACCCATAAAGTGCCGTTTAAAACTATATATATGCATGCACTTGTGCGTGATAAATATGGAGCTAAGATGTCTAAATCTAAGGGAAATGTTGTAGATCCTTTAGAGCTTATAGATGAATATGGAGCTGATGCTTTACGTTTTACCTTGGCTATCATGGCCGCACAGGGACGAGATATTAAATTAGATCCTGCCCGTATTGCTGGTTATAGGAATTTTGCAACTAAATTATGGAATGCGACGCGATTTGCACAAATGCATGAGGCAAATTTTGCTAAAGAAATTGATTTAAGTAAGATTTCTTACTCAATAAATTCTTGGATTTTGCATGAGTTGTCGCAAACGATTTGTGCTGTTACCGAAGCAATTGGCACGAATCGCTTTAATGATGCTGCTTCGCAATTATATAAATTTACTTGGGGGGCATTTTGCGATTGGTATTTAGAACTAGTTAAGCCAATTTTGCTTAGTGATCAAACTGACGATAATAAGCAAGAAGTACGCTTTGTTATGGGCTTTTGTTTGCAGCAGATTTATAAATTATTGCATCCTTTTATGCCATATATCACAGAAGAGTTGTGGCAGCAGACGACTGCTCCCATGGCTGAGGTCAGGGCGTTAGCGGTAACTAGTTGGCCTGAGTTAAAATTTTCTGCTGTAAATTCTGCTATGGAACTTAATTTTATAATAAGTTTAATTACTGAAATTCGTTCAGTTCGTTCACAAATGAATATAGCTCCTAGCGCTTTGCCTTCTTTACTAATATATAAAGTCGATGAGGATAGAATAAAGGCTATTGGTACGTACGAGCAAATTATTAAAAAATTGGCGCGTATTTCTTCTATTGAAAAAATAACTCAGCCCTTGAATTCTGCCGTGCAAATTATCATCAATGATGCTGTTTTTTATATGGATTTAGGAAAATTTATTGATATTACAGCTGAAAAAAAGCGCTTAGAGAAAGAGTTATCTCAGATATGCGTTGAAATAGATAAGCTAATGTTTAAATTCAATAATGAGAATTTTATTAAAAAAGCTAAGATAGAAATCATTGAAAATAGCAAGCAGCGTTTGGCCGAATTACATGACATAAAGGAAAAATTAGAAAATGCTATGCGCGCTTTGTCGCCACAGTAA
- the xth gene encoding exodeoxyribonuclease III, whose product MLIATWNIAGIKARLGTLLKWIEDCNPDIICLQETKSAPENFPFNDFETLGYQIALNTQPQFNGVAILTKEKPSQIVWGLATLESNEQARLIKITINNKCGDIHLYCLYAPNGNPLHSEKYIYKLNWLNDFYNLLKIQASLDKIIILAGDFNIISKKTDAKDIEQWKEDALYSLQARKSLNKIKQLGFLDANELCNLNSHYSFWDFQKGAWQKNNGIRIDFLLLSPRAADFLTFSSTQKYVRNWEKPSDHVPVIAKLNFTVATKRA is encoded by the coding sequence ATGCTAATAGCCACATGGAATATCGCTGGAATCAAAGCTCGATTAGGAACTTTATTAAAATGGATCGAAGATTGCAACCCAGACATAATATGCCTACAAGAAACTAAAAGCGCGCCAGAAAATTTCCCTTTTAACGACTTTGAAACCTTAGGTTACCAAATCGCCTTAAATACACAGCCCCAATTTAATGGTGTAGCAATCTTAACAAAAGAAAAGCCTTCTCAAATTGTTTGGGGGCTTGCAACACTAGAATCAAATGAACAGGCCAGATTGATTAAAATAACTATTAATAACAAATGTGGAGATATCCATTTATATTGTTTATACGCGCCTAACGGGAATCCATTACACAGCGAAAAATATATTTATAAATTAAATTGGTTAAATGACTTTTACAATTTATTAAAAATCCAAGCCTCTCTAGATAAAATTATAATTCTTGCTGGCGACTTTAATATTATTTCAAAAAAAACTGATGCAAAAGACATAGAGCAGTGGAAAGAAGATGCGCTATACAGTTTACAGGCCAGGAAAAGCCTAAATAAAATAAAGCAGCTGGGCTTTCTTGACGCTAATGAATTATGTAATTTAAACTCACATTATAGTTTTTGGGATTTTCAGAAAGGTGCATGGCAAAAAAACAACGGCATAAGAATAGATTTTTTATTATTATCCCCAAGAGCAGCAGATTTTTTAACGTTTTCTTCTACACAAAAATATGTACGGAATTGGGAAAAGCCATCCGACCACGTGCCTGTAATAGCAAAGCTAAACTTTACTGTGGCGACAAAGCGCGCATAG
- the rpsL gene encoding 30S ribosomal protein S12 — MPTVNQLIRKPREVPGKRNKVPALQENPQKRGVCTRVYTTTPKKPNSALRKVAKIRLTNGFEVIGYIPGEGHNLQEHSVVMIRGGRVKDLPGVRYHVIRGVLDTQGVKDRKQRRSKYGAKRPK; from the coding sequence ATGCCTACCGTAAATCAGTTGATACGTAAACCTAGAGAGGTTCCTGGTAAGCGTAATAAAGTGCCTGCTTTGCAAGAAAATCCACAAAAGCGTGGTGTCTGTACTAGGGTATATACTACTACGCCCAAAAAACCTAACTCAGCTTTGCGAAAAGTTGCTAAAATTAGACTTACTAATGGGTTCGAGGTTATAGGTTATATTCCTGGTGAGGGGCATAATCTTCAAGAGCACTCTGTTGTTATGATTCGTGGAGGGCGTGTAAAAGACTTGCCTGGTGTTCGTTACCATGTTATTCGTGGTGTTTTGGATACGCAGGGTGTTAAAGACAGAAAGCAGCGTCGCTCTAAGTATGGCGCTAAGCGTCCTAAATAA
- the rpsG gene encoding 30S ribosomal protein S7, translated as MSRRHKAEKREINPDPKYGDLVLMKFMNSIMYNGKKSVAERIVYGALDAIESKLKSDPVEIFHKALDSVAPHVEVRSRRVGGATYQVPVEVRPSRRQALAIRWLISAARSRNENTMVGRLSAELADAANNRGSAIKKREDTHRMAEANRAFSHYKW; from the coding sequence ATGTCGCGTCGTCATAAAGCCGAAAAACGTGAAATTAATCCAGATCCTAAATATGGTGATTTGGTGTTGATGAAATTTATGAATTCTATCATGTATAATGGTAAAAAATCGGTAGCAGAGCGTATCGTTTATGGTGCTTTAGATGCGATAGAATCTAAGCTTAAGTCTGATCCTGTTGAGATTTTTCATAAAGCTTTGGATAGTGTGGCTCCGCATGTTGAAGTGCGCTCTCGTCGTGTTGGTGGTGCTACTTATCAGGTTCCGGTGGAGGTTCGTCCTAGCCGTCGTCAGGCTCTTGCAATTCGTTGGTTGATTTCCGCTGCCCGTTCTCGTAATGAAAATACTATGGTGGGGCGTCTTTCTGCTGAGTTGGCCGACGCTGCTAATAATCGTGGGTCGGCGATTAAAAAGCGTGAAGATACGCATCGTATGGCTGAGGCTAATCGTGCATTCTCGCACTATAAATGGTAA
- the fusA gene encoding elongation factor G, whose amino-acid sequence MAREYKIQDYRNFGIMAHIDAGKTTMTERILFYTGKNHKIGETHDGASTMDWMAQEQERGITITSAATTTFWQDKNGQKCRFNIIDTPGHVDFTIEVERSLRVLDGAIALLDANAGVEPQTETVWRQAEKYRVPRMVFVNKMDKIGADFYRSVEMVGSRLGAKALVLQLPIGAENDFQGIVDLVEMKAYIWDGTIGASATEIDIPEDLKDRAAQYRELLIETAVEVDEAATEAYLNGVMPTNEELVALIRSGTIKVNFHPVLCGSAFKNRGVQPLLDAVIAYLPSPVDVPAISGIDVKTEQEATRESSDDAPLSMLAFKIMNDPFVGSLTFCRVYSGKVTKGLSLENTVKGKKERLGRMLQMHSNSREDIEEAFAGDIIALAGLKETTTGDTLCDPLKPIILERMEFPEPVIEIAIEPKTKADQEKMGLALNRLAAEDPSFRVKSDEESGQTIIAGMGELHLDIIIDRMKREFKVEANVGQPQVAYRETITREAEIDYTHKKQSGGSGQFARVKIVFEPHDGDDFVFDSKIVGGAVPKEYIPGVKKGIESVMGSGPLAGFPMLGVKATLIDGAYHDVDSSVLAFEIAARAAFRDGAKKAGAQLLEPIMKVEVVTPEDYVGDVIGDLNSRRGQISGTETRGVSTVVNAMVPLANMFGYVNSLRSMSQGRAQYIMIFDHYEAVPAAVSQEIQKKYA is encoded by the coding sequence ATGGCGCGCGAATATAAGATACAGGATTATCGTAATTTTGGTATTATGGCTCATATCGATGCTGGTAAGACTACGATGACGGAGCGTATTTTGTTCTATACGGGTAAAAATCATAAAATTGGGGAGACGCATGATGGCGCTTCTACTATGGATTGGATGGCTCAAGAGCAAGAGCGTGGTATTACTATTACTTCTGCCGCTACTACAACGTTTTGGCAAGATAAAAATGGTCAAAAATGTCGTTTTAATATTATAGATACTCCTGGCCACGTTGATTTTACTATAGAGGTGGAGCGCTCTTTGCGTGTTCTGGACGGTGCTATAGCGCTTTTGGATGCTAATGCTGGTGTTGAGCCTCAAACGGAAACAGTTTGGCGCCAGGCGGAGAAATATCGTGTGCCTCGTATGGTTTTTGTTAATAAAATGGACAAAATTGGTGCAGATTTTTATCGTTCTGTTGAAATGGTTGGGTCAAGACTGGGTGCGAAGGCTTTAGTTTTGCAATTACCTATAGGCGCTGAAAATGATTTTCAGGGTATAGTTGATTTAGTTGAAATGAAGGCCTATATCTGGGATGGTACTATTGGTGCGTCAGCGACAGAGATTGATATTCCTGAAGATTTGAAAGATAGGGCCGCGCAGTATCGTGAGCTTCTTATAGAGACAGCGGTGGAAGTAGATGAGGCTGCTACCGAAGCTTATCTCAATGGTGTTATGCCTACTAATGAGGAGCTTGTTGCTCTTATACGTAGTGGTACGATAAAAGTAAATTTTCATCCTGTGCTTTGTGGGTCTGCTTTTAAAAATCGCGGTGTTCAGCCGCTTTTGGATGCGGTTATTGCTTATCTTCCTTCTCCAGTAGATGTTCCTGCTATCTCTGGGATTGACGTTAAGACTGAGCAAGAAGCAACTCGAGAGTCTTCTGATGATGCTCCTCTTTCGATGTTGGCTTTTAAAATCATGAATGATCCGTTTGTTGGATCCTTGACTTTTTGTCGTGTTTATTCTGGAAAGGTTACAAAAGGGCTTTCTTTAGAAAATACTGTTAAGGGTAAAAAGGAGCGATTGGGGCGTATGTTGCAAATGCATTCCAATTCTCGTGAAGATATTGAGGAGGCTTTTGCTGGTGATATTATAGCTCTTGCTGGTCTTAAAGAGACAACTACTGGCGATACATTGTGTGATCCTCTCAAGCCGATAATATTGGAGCGCATGGAGTTTCCTGAGCCTGTTATTGAGATCGCTATAGAACCAAAAACTAAAGCTGATCAGGAAAAAATGGGATTGGCACTCAATAGATTGGCTGCAGAAGATCCTTCTTTTCGCGTGAAATCTGATGAAGAATCTGGTCAGACTATAATAGCTGGTATGGGTGAGTTGCATTTGGATATTATTATTGATAGGATGAAGCGTGAGTTTAAGGTGGAGGCTAATGTTGGGCAGCCTCAGGTAGCTTATCGTGAAACTATTACTCGCGAAGCTGAAATTGATTATACGCATAAAAAGCAGTCCGGTGGTTCTGGTCAGTTTGCTCGTGTTAAAATTGTTTTTGAGCCTCATGATGGCGATGATTTTGTCTTTGATTCAAAAATTGTTGGTGGGGCTGTGCCGAAAGAATATATCCCTGGTGTAAAGAAGGGTATAGAAAGCGTAATGGGATCTGGGCCGTTGGCTGGGTTTCCTATGCTTGGTGTAAAAGCTACTTTAATTGATGGTGCTTATCATGATGTTGACTCTTCTGTTTTGGCGTTTGAGATTGCTGCTCGTGCTGCTTTTCGGGATGGTGCTAAAAAAGCTGGAGCACAGCTTTTAGAGCCGATTATGAAGGTTGAAGTGGTTACTCCTGAAGATTATGTTGGAGATGTTATCGGAGATTTAAATTCACGTCGTGGGCAGATATCTGGTACAGAAACTCGGGGTGTTTCTACTGTGGTTAATGCTATGGTTCCTTTGGCGAACATGTTTGGTTATGTTAACTCCCTTAGGTCTATGAGTCAGGGGCGGGCTCAATATATAATGATATTTGATCATTATGAGGCTGTGCCTGCAGCGGTTTCGCAAGAAATTCAGAAAAAATATGCGTAG
- the tuf gene encoding elongation factor Tu, protein MAKSKFERNKPHVNIGTIGHVDHGKTSLTAAITKYFGEFRAYDQIDAAPEERARGITISTAHVEYETEQRHYAHVDCPGHADYVKNMITGAAQMDGAILVVSAADGPMPQTREHILLARQVGVPAIVVFLNKVDQVDDAELLELVELEVRELLSKYDFPGDDIPVVKGSALAALEDSDKTIGEDAVRQLMAEVDKYIPTPQRPIDQPFLMPIEDVFSISGRGTVVTGRVERGVVKVGEEIEIVGIKPTSKTTVTGVEMFRKLLDQGEAGDNIGALLRGVDREGVERGQVLAKPGTVTPHTKFQAEAYILTKDEGGRHTPFFTNYRPQFYFRTTDVTGIVSLPADVEMVMPGDNVAVDVSLIVPIAMEEKLRFAIREGGRTVGAGIVAKIIE, encoded by the coding sequence ATGGCAAAAAGTAAGTTTGAACGTAATAAGCCGCATGTTAATATAGGTACGATAGGGCATGTTGATCATGGAAAGACCTCATTGACGGCGGCAATTACGAAATATTTCGGTGAGTTTCGCGCTTATGATCAAATCGATGCAGCTCCAGAAGAAAGAGCTCGCGGTATAACTATTTCTACGGCTCATGTGGAGTATGAAACAGAACAGCGCCATTATGCGCATGTGGATTGCCCTGGACATGCCGATTATGTAAAAAATATGATTACTGGTGCGGCTCAGATGGATGGAGCGATATTGGTTGTTTCTGCAGCTGATGGCCCTATGCCGCAAACGCGTGAGCATATTTTGCTTGCTCGACAAGTTGGGGTTCCTGCTATAGTGGTTTTTCTGAATAAGGTAGATCAAGTTGATGACGCAGAGCTTCTGGAATTAGTTGAGCTAGAAGTTCGTGAGCTATTATCTAAATACGACTTTCCCGGCGATGACATACCTGTTGTGAAGGGTTCTGCTTTAGCTGCGTTAGAGGACAGTGATAAAACTATTGGAGAAGATGCTGTTAGACAATTAATGGCCGAAGTTGATAAATATATTCCAACTCCTCAGCGCCCGATTGATCAGCCGTTTTTGATGCCAATCGAGGATGTTTTTTCTATTTCTGGTCGTGGTACTGTTGTTACAGGGCGTGTTGAGCGTGGCGTGGTGAAAGTTGGCGAAGAAATTGAAATTGTGGGTATTAAACCTACTTCAAAAACTACAGTAACTGGTGTAGAAATGTTCCGCAAGCTTCTAGATCAAGGTGAAGCTGGTGATAATATTGGGGCTTTGTTGCGCGGGGTTGACAGAGAAGGTGTTGAACGTGGGCAGGTTTTAGCAAAGCCCGGAACAGTTACTCCACATACGAAATTTCAGGCAGAGGCTTATATTTTGACAAAAGATGAAGGTGGTCGCCATACTCCATTTTTTACAAATTATCGTCCGCAATTTTATTTTAGGACTACAGATGTCACTGGTATAGTTAGCCTTCCGGCTGATGTGGAAATGGTGATGCCAGGTGATAATGTTGCTGTAGATGTTTCGTTGATTGTTCCAATAGCAATGGAAGAAAAATTACGTTTTGCTATACGTGAAGGTGGTCGGACCGTCGGGGCTGGAATAGTGGCAAAGATAATAGAGTAA